Proteins encoded by one window of Paenibacillus sp. DCT19:
- a CDS encoding ABC transporter permease has product MNLAEGSRMSRLAHTLGFIYDKMLLHPSYRYVLFILGLPVNLIVLLVWRSRRQQDGWKVARQEAEEEMLTHAYRDQLRGEIEEQLRRKHRFFKQHVSESEFQRETQEWLEETLRKEVNERTTFKLREKGQQRTTMADTFRSLINHPWFLVLSIIPGCLMYGILLLYGNPYLKYIFERLLMTIFVIMGVATLVFTILYLSPFNPAANILGETATPEQIAAFNHVYGLDQPYLVQLWNNIKGIALFDLGKSFAGNEDVTATIARKFPITLTLAVISLLIAIVIALPIGIISAIKPNSLFDYTFMFIALIGLSIPNFWQGLIFILNFSIKMQWLPATFNPQNWLSMIMPTIVLGTGLTAAVARMTRSSTLEVIHEDYVMTARAKGLSERHVLLKHAVRNALIPIVTVVGLQFGGMLGGAAVTEKVFNISGLGSYIVDKQFIPDIPSIMGGVVYTAITISIINVIVDLMYAFIDPRVRSKMKQY; this is encoded by the coding sequence TTGAACTTAGCAGAAGGCAGCAGAATGTCACGGCTTGCGCACACCTTGGGCTTTATCTACGACAAAATGTTGCTCCACCCCTCCTATCGATATGTTCTATTCATTCTCGGCTTGCCCGTTAATTTAATCGTGTTATTGGTCTGGAGATCCAGAAGACAACAGGATGGCTGGAAGGTCGCTAGGCAAGAAGCAGAAGAGGAAATGCTGACCCACGCCTATCGAGATCAACTTCGCGGAGAAATAGAAGAACAACTTCGACGGAAGCATCGCTTCTTCAAGCAGCATGTCAGTGAGAGCGAATTTCAACGTGAAACGCAAGAATGGCTAGAAGAAACACTTCGCAAAGAGGTGAACGAGCGTACAACATTCAAGCTTCGGGAAAAAGGACAACAACGAACAACGATGGCGGATACCTTCCGCTCACTGATTAACCATCCGTGGTTTCTCGTCTTATCCATTATTCCAGGCTGTCTGATGTACGGCATTTTATTGTTGTATGGCAATCCCTATCTCAAGTACATATTTGAAAGACTACTCATGACTATATTCGTCATAATGGGCGTAGCCACACTTGTATTCACCATCTTATATCTGTCGCCGTTTAATCCGGCAGCTAACATTCTGGGAGAGACAGCGACACCAGAACAGATTGCAGCTTTTAATCACGTGTATGGACTAGATCAGCCCTATCTCGTGCAGCTCTGGAATAATATCAAAGGAATTGCCTTATTTGATCTAGGGAAGTCGTTTGCGGGGAATGAAGATGTCACAGCCACCATAGCTCGGAAGTTTCCGATCACGCTGACTTTGGCTGTCATCTCACTGTTGATTGCGATTGTGATCGCATTGCCGATTGGCATTATCTCAGCCATCAAGCCGAATTCATTATTTGATTATACGTTCATGTTTATCGCATTGATCGGATTATCGATTCCTAACTTCTGGCAAGGACTTATTTTCATTCTGAATTTCTCAATCAAAATGCAATGGCTACCCGCTACCTTTAACCCTCAGAACTGGTTATCCATGATTATGCCAACCATCGTTCTGGGAACCGGACTCACGGCGGCTGTTGCACGGATGACCCGTTCTTCTACGCTCGAAGTCATTCATGAAGACTACGTCATGACTGCTCGGGCTAAAGGGCTAAGTGAGCGACATGTCCTGCTAAAACATGCCGTTCGTAACGCATTGATTCCTATCGTAACGGTTGTTGGTCTACAATTTGGTGGAATGCTCGGCGGAGCCGCGGTAACAGAGAAAGTGTTTAACATCAGCGGTCTGGGCAGCTACATTGTGGATAAGCAATTTATACCCGATATTCCGAGTATTATGGGCGGAGTAGTATACACTGCAATTACGATTTCGATTATCAATGTGATCGTTGATCTGATGTACGCTTTTATTGATCCGAGGGTACGTTCCAAGATGAAACAATATTAA
- a CDS encoding ABC transporter permease encodes MKKSGSITQEMRFRLKSSSEYSQASFAWITSLLLTLLLVFNSYDYGENVFKPFILTAFLAYLFFTLVQSFVTYQLRKDLMRDGSISVWTRRMGWIQLLAIITGNIFIVTAAFHLIRRGKSVEYTFAVYTVLTQLFVIGVSGLNLFKPYVADTFLPAMAVLLLIMVIDLIVLFIVSQYAPAQMLPRWMLIVSVVLILTSITGNLFALLLGVTLLGRIRRQGKQKSNFWNDLWERLAPNVTAMSGLFFIVFLFSISICSFYTFDYSVAVENNYSALLQPPSLAYPLGTDDFGRDLFSRIVFGARISLIVGCMSTIIPVLIGGVLGAFSGFYGKHTDNIIMRLLDVLYAIPGILLAIAIIAAFGANTVNLILALSLGSIPTYARTMRASVLYVSTFEFVEAARALGYNNRSIIFKHIIPNSLAPMIIKSTLTIGGAVIATSSLSYLGLGVEPHIPEWGNILKLGSTYLETHSYLAIYPGLAIILLVLSFNFLGDGLRDALDPKLEKA; translated from the coding sequence ATGAAAAAATCAGGTTCTATTACACAAGAGATGCGTTTTCGACTGAAGTCTTCTTCAGAATATAGTCAGGCTAGCTTTGCCTGGATCACTTCGCTACTCCTGACATTGCTATTAGTGTTCAATAGCTATGATTATGGGGAGAACGTGTTCAAACCATTTATTCTAACTGCATTTCTGGCTTACCTGTTCTTCACACTCGTTCAGAGCTTCGTGACCTATCAATTACGCAAAGACCTGATGCGCGATGGCTCGATCTCTGTCTGGACTCGCAGGATGGGATGGATTCAACTTCTGGCCATCATCACAGGTAATATTTTTATTGTCACGGCTGCTTTTCATCTGATTCGAAGAGGTAAGAGCGTTGAGTATACCTTCGCTGTTTATACCGTGCTGACTCAGCTCTTCGTAATTGGCGTATCTGGCTTGAATTTATTCAAACCCTACGTGGCGGATACCTTTCTTCCAGCAATGGCAGTACTTCTTCTGATTATGGTGATTGATCTGATCGTGTTGTTCATCGTATCCCAGTATGCGCCAGCACAGATGCTCCCTCGCTGGATGCTAATCGTCAGTGTAGTACTTATTCTGACATCAATTACAGGCAACCTGTTTGCTCTGTTGCTAGGTGTTACCCTGCTTGGACGGATACGCCGCCAAGGGAAGCAAAAATCTAACTTCTGGAACGATCTATGGGAACGACTTGCTCCAAATGTAACTGCGATGTCAGGCTTGTTCTTCATCGTTTTCCTATTCTCGATCTCGATCTGTAGCTTCTACACGTTCGACTACAGCGTAGCCGTGGAGAACAATTACTCAGCCCTGTTACAACCACCTTCTCTCGCCTACCCGCTTGGGACGGATGATTTTGGACGCGACCTGTTCTCCCGAATTGTATTCGGTGCTCGAATTTCTCTCATTGTAGGTTGTATGTCAACCATCATTCCCGTATTGATTGGTGGGGTGCTCGGAGCATTCTCAGGCTTCTATGGTAAACATACAGACAATATCATCATGCGACTGCTCGATGTATTGTACGCTATACCAGGTATCCTGCTCGCAATTGCAATCATCGCGGCATTTGGAGCGAATACCGTTAACCTGATCCTGGCGCTTAGCCTTGGCTCTATCCCGACTTACGCTCGAACAATGAGAGCGAGTGTGCTCTACGTATCTACCTTTGAATTCGTAGAGGCAGCACGTGCACTCGGATATAACAATCGTTCCATCATTTTCAAACACATCATTCCGAACTCGCTAGCTCCTATGATCATCAAGTCTACACTTACGATTGGTGGAGCCGTCATCGCCACGAGTAGCTTAAGTTATCTCGGACTCGGCGTTGAGCCGCATATTCCGGAATGGGGCAACATTCTCAAACTCGGCAGTACGTATCTGGAGACACATTCGTATCTTGCCATTTATCCCGGTCTTGCCATTATTCTACTTGTTCTTTCGTTTAACTTTCTCGGTGACGGACTGCGCGACGCGCTTGATCCTAAGCTTGAAAAAGCATAA
- a CDS encoding ABC transporter substrate-binding protein yields the protein MKKRTLISLLLILVIVISGCSVKTKSDTQSEASTSDTTETTTNQAPVDITLLAQSSSENDVNIIRDQLTKNGFNVKLNLQPDYGSYKSQQDAGNYDIALSSWTTVTGNPDYAVRSLFKTGGDYSILADEEIDKLIDEAATQTPDQYKETYKKLEQRLVTDQAYIAPVYNSLKNQALNKDVINQDTVRLSKSRAMAWEPIQFKDSSKNETDPLILTQSASVLTSLDPIKGNDGSINQLNTNMYVRLVNLTDDDQLTAEGSLSHNFSIADGNSEYYFVLRDDINFAKIENKKAVDTGERVGADDVIFSMDRAKNKDSVPDHRTYSLHEHIQKTELVTDLSVLESTQQTGGGGSIKDALEQGLDSKITELVSDKTKADNGAGKYQVIKLTTTEPFPQVLNYLAHQSAGIVSKKQVESINTYDVASFDVNKDIPYGDQNTVTEGAAYNNTLYTSGPYILSYKNDYEGVFLKNPGYRTGSEYAPKISQVNVRFIADADSALSALRSGEIHLYYGVPETKYDIVESDSKLHLQSIPSNAVSYLLFNTANREVSKSSDLRKAVLYSINQDEILQFYKNNKLKAFSTLSPLVDTGNELKADPAKVKEFLSNYNASK from the coding sequence ATGAAAAAACGTACACTCATTTCGCTGTTACTTATCTTGGTCATTGTGATCTCCGGATGCAGCGTTAAAACAAAGAGCGACACTCAGTCTGAAGCATCAACTTCGGATACAACAGAAACTACCACGAATCAAGCACCAGTAGACATTACATTGCTGGCACAAAGTTCTTCCGAGAACGATGTAAACATCATCCGTGACCAACTGACTAAGAACGGGTTCAACGTGAAGTTGAACCTGCAACCGGATTACGGTAGCTACAAATCCCAACAGGACGCTGGGAATTATGACATTGCTTTGTCAAGCTGGACAACCGTTACGGGAAACCCGGACTATGCCGTTCGTTCTCTGTTCAAAACAGGCGGAGATTACAGCATTTTGGCTGATGAAGAAATCGACAAATTGATTGATGAAGCAGCTACGCAAACGCCAGACCAATACAAGGAAACATACAAGAAATTGGAGCAACGTCTGGTAACTGATCAAGCGTACATCGCTCCAGTCTATAACTCACTCAAAAACCAGGCACTGAATAAAGATGTGATAAACCAAGATACTGTGCGTTTGTCCAAATCTCGTGCAATGGCTTGGGAACCGATTCAATTCAAGGACAGCTCCAAAAATGAAACTGATCCTCTGATCTTGACGCAAAGCGCGTCTGTACTAACCTCTCTTGATCCGATCAAAGGTAATGATGGTTCCATCAACCAACTGAATACCAATATGTATGTACGTCTAGTCAACCTGACGGATGACGACCAACTGACTGCTGAGGGATCCCTGTCCCATAACTTCAGCATCGCGGATGGAAACTCCGAGTACTACTTCGTCTTGAGAGATGATATTAATTTTGCCAAAATCGAAAACAAAAAAGCAGTAGATACAGGTGAACGCGTTGGTGCGGACGACGTAATCTTCTCCATGGATCGTGCCAAAAATAAAGATTCCGTACCTGATCACCGGACATACAGCTTGCATGAGCACATCCAAAAAACCGAGCTGGTTACAGATCTGAGCGTGCTTGAGTCTACGCAACAAACTGGTGGTGGCGGTTCAATCAAGGATGCATTGGAACAAGGATTAGACAGCAAAATTACAGAGCTTGTATCTGACAAAACCAAAGCAGACAACGGAGCAGGTAAATATCAAGTTATCAAACTGACAACAACTGAACCATTCCCGCAAGTATTGAACTACCTGGCTCACCAATCTGCTGGTATCGTGTCCAAGAAACAAGTGGAAAGCATCAACACTTATGATGTAGCATCCTTTGATGTGAACAAAGACATCCCTTACGGCGATCAGAACACAGTAACCGAAGGAGCAGCGTACAACAATACGTTGTATACAAGCGGACCATACATTTTGTCATACAAAAATGACTATGAAGGTGTATTCCTGAAAAATCCTGGCTATCGCACAGGAAGTGAGTATGCACCGAAAATTTCACAAGTAAATGTACGCTTTATCGCAGATGCGGACAGCGCACTTTCCGCTCTGCGTAGCGGTGAGATCCACCTCTACTACGGTGTGCCTGAAACGAAGTATGACATCGTTGAGAGTGACAGTAAGCTGCACCTACAGAGCATCCCAAGCAACGCGGTATCTTACTTGCTGTTCAACACAGCAAATCGTGAAGTATCCAAGAGCAGTGACCTGAGAAAAGCTGTGCTGTACTCTATCAATCAGGATGAGATTCTACAGTTCTACAAAAACAACAAACTGAAAGCATTCTCCACATTAAGTCCACTGGTTGACACAGGCAATGAATTAAAAGCTGATCCAGCCAAAGTAAAAGAGTTCTTGAGCAACTACAACGCTTCAAAATAA
- a CDS encoding cyclase family protein: MSTELIQAIQLLKEKKWVDLTHTFGPDSPHFSAFDAAQFDTLFNHDQGFFAQSFRFPGQYGTHLDAPIHFVRDTRYLDQLGLKELVLPLVVIDQSAAVASNPDFTLDVEHILAFEQEHGEIEAGSFVALRTDWSKRWPSHELFNNKDADGNSHAPGWSVSALKFLFEERSVKAIGHETFDTDSAIDYRKNGALLAEYYVLAQDTYQVELLTNLDQVPAKGAVIFNLVPKAEKASGFPVRSFAILP; the protein is encoded by the coding sequence ATGTCGACTGAACTTATTCAAGCTATTCAATTGTTAAAAGAAAAAAAGTGGGTAGATCTGACACATACCTTTGGGCCAGATTCACCTCACTTCTCAGCCTTTGATGCAGCTCAATTCGATACGCTATTCAATCACGACCAAGGATTTTTTGCACAAAGCTTTCGATTTCCTGGGCAATATGGCACGCATCTAGATGCACCGATCCATTTTGTGCGTGATACTCGTTATCTGGATCAACTTGGGTTGAAAGAGTTAGTATTACCACTAGTTGTAATTGATCAGTCGGCAGCCGTAGCAAGCAACCCTGACTTTACGCTGGATGTAGAGCATATTCTAGCATTCGAACAAGAACACGGTGAGATTGAAGCGGGCAGCTTCGTTGCTCTACGTACCGATTGGAGCAAGCGCTGGCCAAGCCATGAGTTATTTAATAATAAAGATGCTGATGGGAACAGTCATGCACCAGGATGGTCGGTAAGCGCACTAAAATTTCTGTTTGAAGAACGGAGCGTAAAGGCTATCGGTCACGAGACCTTTGATACAGATTCAGCAATAGATTATCGCAAAAATGGAGCTTTACTAGCCGAATACTATGTCTTGGCACAGGATACATATCAGGTCGAGCTTCTGACAAACTTGGATCAGGTTCCTGCCAAAGGCGCAGTCATCTTCAATCTCGTTCCCAAAGCAGAGAAAGCATCCGGGTTTCCGGTAAGATCCTTTGCTATTCTGCCATAA
- a CDS encoding NADP-dependent oxidoreductase: protein MKAIVIEAFGGPEQLKEKEVNKPSCGVNQVLIRTQATSVNPVDFKIRQGHLKEAADQLPMILGGDVAGTVVEAGSNVTRFRAGDRVFARPRQFGTYAEYVAVDADIVARIPEQLSFEEAAAIPLAAMTAWQALVDHGRLGKGQKVLIHAGAGGVGTYAIQIAKSLGAEVASTASAANEELLRSLGVDHFINYKEQDFSQILSDYDVVLDTMGGDIQRNSFKVLKSGGRLVSLVQQPDEKLAKETGVIGSVFMMEPKGDQLEQLAELAAEGKLKSIIDETYPLTEQGLRDAHEKSESHHTRGKLVITTN from the coding sequence ATGAAAGCTATAGTGATTGAAGCATTTGGTGGACCTGAGCAATTGAAGGAAAAGGAAGTTAATAAACCGTCATGCGGTGTGAATCAGGTTTTGATCCGCACACAGGCGACATCTGTTAATCCAGTTGATTTCAAAATAAGACAAGGTCACTTGAAAGAAGCGGCAGATCAGCTACCGATGATTCTGGGTGGTGATGTCGCAGGTACTGTGGTTGAAGCGGGTTCAAACGTTACGCGTTTCAGAGCAGGGGATCGGGTATTCGCTCGTCCGCGGCAATTCGGAACCTACGCGGAATATGTTGCTGTAGATGCAGATATTGTTGCCCGCATACCGGAGCAGTTGAGCTTTGAGGAAGCAGCTGCGATTCCACTCGCCGCGATGACAGCTTGGCAGGCACTGGTGGATCATGGGCGCTTGGGCAAAGGACAGAAGGTGCTTATTCATGCCGGTGCGGGTGGAGTAGGCACATATGCCATTCAAATTGCCAAATCGCTGGGTGCTGAAGTTGCTTCCACCGCGAGTGCAGCAAATGAAGAGTTACTTCGCTCGTTAGGTGTGGATCATTTCATTAACTACAAGGAACAGGATTTCTCGCAGATTCTCTCAGACTACGATGTTGTATTGGATACGATGGGCGGCGACATACAGCGGAACAGCTTCAAGGTGTTGAAATCTGGCGGACGTCTGGTATCACTTGTGCAGCAGCCGGATGAGAAGCTGGCGAAGGAAACTGGCGTGATAGGTAGCGTGTTCATGATGGAACCCAAGGGAGATCAACTTGAACAGTTGGCAGAGCTCGCAGCTGAAGGGAAATTGAAGTCGATCATTGATGAAACGTATCCGTTAACTGAACAGGGATTGCGTGATGCTCACGAAAAAAGTGAGTCACATCATACACGGGGTAAGTTGGTTATTACCACGAATTAG
- a CDS encoding alpha/beta hydrolase, whose protein sequence is MLQNNGYEVISPDLPPYGLSYSLHGKRINYELWITLLVDLMEREYSKDGKPFVVLGSSIGGMLAYHASVRNKHVKGLIATTFVDTSDPDLRDQITSNRLVSRVGKRMMDLLPGLLDPIRISVKRVSRMELITNNKDLTRLIMNDPQAAGTSVPLELLRTFLNKTLEVSPEQFSQCPVLLVHPEQDPMTPLHFSQSFFDRLAVEKECVILEGAGHFPIEQPGLKQLEEAVLRFLQKIQ, encoded by the coding sequence ATGTTACAGAACAATGGTTACGAGGTGATTTCACCCGATCTACCACCGTATGGACTAAGCTATTCATTGCATGGCAAGCGGATAAACTATGAATTATGGATCACACTGTTAGTTGACCTTATGGAAAGAGAGTACAGTAAAGACGGTAAACCGTTCGTTGTATTAGGCAGTAGCATTGGTGGAATGTTGGCCTATCACGCCAGTGTACGAAATAAACATGTTAAGGGATTAATTGCAACTACATTTGTAGATACAAGTGACCCTGATCTGCGTGACCAGATTACTTCGAATCGATTAGTTAGTCGTGTAGGTAAGCGTATGATGGATCTTTTACCTGGTCTATTAGATCCTATACGTATTTCGGTTAAACGGGTCTCTCGCATGGAACTAATTACGAATAATAAGGACTTAACCCGTCTCATTATGAATGATCCACAGGCTGCGGGCACGTCTGTCCCTTTGGAGCTATTAAGAACATTCCTTAATAAAACGCTAGAGGTGAGCCCTGAACAATTCAGCCAGTGCCCGGTGCTACTGGTTCATCCTGAACAGGATCCAATGACCCCGTTACACTTCAGTCAATCATTCTTTGACCGTCTAGCCGTGGAGAAGGAATGTGTCATTTTGGAGGGAGCAGGTCATTTTCCTATAGAACAACCGGGTTTGAAACAATTGGAAGAAGCGGTTCTAAGATTTTTACAAAAAATTCAATAA
- a CDS encoding GreA/GreB family elongation factor: MDSTVLIGSWITFEYVDFHTSDSFWIVMPEEADADENRISFLSPVGRQLLLAHKGETRSVNIPAGSMRVRITDIQLQREPVTRKVEGGADYAL; the protein is encoded by the coding sequence TTGGATTCCACTGTGCTAATTGGAAGCTGGATCACTTTCGAATATGTGGACTTCCACACATCGGATTCGTTCTGGATCGTAATGCCGGAAGAGGCAGATGCAGACGAGAATCGTATTTCGTTCCTTTCTCCGGTGGGGAGACAATTGTTGCTTGCTCACAAAGGGGAAACCCGGAGTGTGAATATCCCTGCAGGTTCCATGCGGGTGCGCATTACAGATATTCAATTGCAGCGCGAGCCGGTTACGCGGAAGGTCGAAGGAGGTGCAGATTATGCACTTTAA
- the gdhA gene encoding NADP-specific glutamate dehydrogenase, which produces MSTLTKESTQSIASQYVHSVYESVVARNPQENEFHQAVKEILDSLIPVIEAHPKYMENGLLEQLVEPERVITFRVPWVDDQGKVQVNRGFRVQFNSAIGPYKGGIRFHPSVYSGIVKFLGFEQIFKNALTGLPIGGGKGGSDFDPKGKSDQEVMRFTQSFMTELYKYIGADTDVPAGDIGVGAREIGYMFGQYKRISGGHQAGVLTGKGLLYGGSLARTEATGFGCVYFVNEMLQAKGLSFKDSTVVVSGSGNVSIYAIQKAQELGAKVVACSDSGGYIHDPEGINLQTVKRLKEENRLRISEYVKEHPHAVYTSGCEGIWSIPCDIALPCATQNEIDEHAAATLVEGGVKAIGEGANMPSTLAAIDLFLEKGVLFGPAKAANAGGVAVSALEMSQNSMRLSWTFEEVDAKLHQIMKNIYTSCVEAAEEYGCSGNLVVGANIAGFRKVADAMLAQGIV; this is translated from the coding sequence GTGTCCACACTAACTAAAGAATCTACTCAGTCTATCGCTTCACAATATGTTCATTCCGTCTATGAATCCGTAGTCGCTAGAAACCCGCAGGAGAACGAATTCCACCAAGCGGTAAAAGAGATTCTGGACTCACTCATTCCTGTCATCGAGGCTCATCCTAAATATATGGAGAACGGTCTGCTGGAACAATTGGTTGAACCTGAACGTGTGATTACCTTCCGTGTACCTTGGGTGGATGATCAAGGCAAGGTTCAAGTTAACCGTGGATTCCGCGTACAGTTCAACAGTGCTATCGGCCCTTACAAAGGTGGAATTCGCTTCCATCCATCCGTATACTCCGGCATTGTTAAATTCCTTGGTTTTGAGCAAATTTTCAAAAACGCTTTAACAGGTCTTCCGATCGGAGGAGGTAAAGGCGGCTCGGACTTTGATCCAAAAGGTAAATCAGATCAGGAAGTGATGCGGTTCACGCAAAGCTTCATGACCGAACTCTATAAATATATCGGTGCAGACACAGACGTTCCCGCGGGCGACATCGGCGTAGGTGCTCGTGAGATCGGTTATATGTTTGGACAATACAAACGCATTAGCGGAGGTCACCAAGCAGGTGTCCTGACAGGAAAAGGTCTGCTCTACGGCGGTAGCCTTGCTCGTACAGAAGCGACAGGCTTCGGTTGCGTGTACTTCGTGAACGAGATGCTTCAAGCCAAAGGATTAAGCTTCAAAGACAGCACGGTTGTCGTTTCCGGCTCAGGCAACGTATCCATCTACGCGATCCAGAAAGCTCAGGAGCTTGGAGCCAAAGTTGTCGCTTGTAGCGACTCTGGCGGATACATTCATGATCCGGAAGGAATTAACCTGCAAACCGTGAAACGTCTGAAAGAAGAGAATCGTCTACGGATTAGTGAATATGTGAAGGAACATCCTCATGCGGTGTACACCAGTGGTTGTGAAGGAATCTGGTCTATTCCTTGTGATATTGCATTGCCTTGTGCTACTCAGAACGAGATTGATGAACATGCGGCAGCTACGCTTGTCGAAGGTGGAGTAAAAGCGATTGGCGAAGGAGCCAACATGCCTTCAACGCTGGCAGCTATTGACCTCTTCCTCGAAAAAGGCGTCCTGTTTGGACCAGCAAAAGCAGCTAACGCTGGCGGCGTGGCTGTGTCTGCACTTGAAATGTCACAGAACAGCATGCGGTTGTCCTGGACATTTGAAGAAGTAGACGCGAAGTTGCACCAAATTATGAAAAACATCTACACAAGCTGCGTAGAAGCTGCAGAAGAATACGGCTGCTCAGGCAACCTCGTTGTAGGTGCAAACATTGCTGGCTTCCGTAAAGTAGCTGATGCTATGCTGGCTCAAGGTATTGTATAA
- the eutH gene encoding ethanolamine utilization protein EutH yields MSMNDMVMTVIAAFMVLGALDKALGNRMGLGSAFTEGMMSMGTLALVMVGIVSLAPTLAGLLIPVISPLYEAIGADPASFANTILAVDMGGYALASQMAQSAEAGLFSWVFLGTMLGPTIVFTIPVALGLVERKDHPYFAKGVLIGISTIPVGCLVGGIVAGIQMEIILRNLIIPVILSVFIMLALYLYTDLTVKVFKYFGSGITLISLIGLVAVGVETLTGWVIIPGMAPLSEGITIVGTIAIVLAGAFPMVAVINKTCQKPLARAGRMLHLDAPTTAGIIASLAHNIPTFRLVKDMNPRGKVISIAFAVSGSFVLGGHLGFVAGMDRTMVTAMIIGKLAGGISAALVAAWTSTSDSKMN; encoded by the coding sequence ATGTCGATGAATGATATGGTCATGACCGTCATTGCCGCCTTCATGGTGCTTGGTGCATTGGACAAGGCATTGGGGAATCGGATGGGTCTTGGATCGGCGTTCACGGAAGGCATGATGTCAATGGGGACACTTGCGCTGGTTATGGTCGGAATTGTGTCGCTGGCGCCAACACTGGCAGGTCTGCTCATTCCCGTAATATCTCCTCTGTATGAAGCGATAGGTGCCGATCCGGCATCTTTCGCTAATACAATTCTAGCTGTGGACATGGGAGGATATGCACTCGCCAGTCAGATGGCTCAGAGTGCTGAGGCAGGGCTCTTTTCTTGGGTATTTCTCGGGACGATGCTTGGACCAACCATTGTATTCACCATTCCCGTAGCCTTGGGTTTAGTTGAACGCAAGGATCATCCGTATTTTGCTAAAGGTGTACTGATTGGCATTAGCACCATTCCTGTTGGATGCTTGGTTGGAGGTATCGTAGCTGGAATTCAGATGGAGATCATTCTAAGAAATTTGATCATACCCGTCATATTATCCGTGTTCATTATGCTCGCACTGTATCTGTATACAGATCTGACGGTGAAGGTATTTAAGTATTTTGGAAGCGGTATCACGTTGATTTCCTTAATTGGACTTGTGGCTGTCGGAGTTGAGACGCTCACTGGGTGGGTGATCATTCCGGGTATGGCTCCTTTATCTGAAGGGATAACCATTGTCGGCACCATTGCCATTGTGCTCGCAGGAGCTTTCCCCATGGTCGCAGTGATCAACAAAACTTGTCAGAAGCCGCTCGCAAGAGCTGGGCGAATGCTACATTTGGATGCGCCAACAACAGCCGGGATTATTGCTTCACTGGCACATAACATTCCGACGTTTCGCCTAGTAAAGGATATGAATCCGAGAGGTAAAGTAATTAGTATTGCTTTTGCGGTGAGTGGCTCCTTTGTGCTCGGTGGACACCTGGGATTTGTAGCAGGAATGGACAGAACAATGGTGACCGCCATGATCATTGGCAAGCTGGCAGGTGGCATCAGCGCAGCCTTGGTAGCCGCATGGACGAGCACATCAGACTCCAAAATGAATTAG